DNA from Carassius carassius chromosome 25, fCarCar2.1, whole genome shotgun sequence:
CTCTGCGGTTTTCTGGCTGTGTTGCAGTTTTTCCTGCACATTAATTTGTGGGATGTCAAAATGTCGTTAGGAGTCCAGCCGTGTTTTCAGCTGTTGAGGATTGGATTGTCTGACACAAACAATAGCAACGCTCAGGGAAAAGAGTCCTCAGACTCTGTCCGTGACCTGTACACTTTTAGGCCCACACTGGCCCAGTGTGTGTTTCGTTTGGGACGGGCCCCTGAGCTGTGTGATGTCACTCTGGAGTCCACGATCGTGTCCCGTATCCATGCAGAGCTCCATGTGGAAAGAGAAGCTGATGCCTCGGGAGAAGAAAGCTGGAAAGTTCAAGTGAAGGACCGCAGCAGCTATGGTGTGTTACCAACACATATcagatacagtatatttattatattgattattttgatataaaatattttataatttatatattatatatgtatcagttatatttttgcatatatactgtattgattgattattttaatgtatataaatatatatatttttaatttattaagtcaTCATTAATAGGTATAGATAGTTGATATAACTAGTTTAATGatgatttcaatatatatataaaactattacAAATGCAGTATTGTTGAAATTAGTGTTTGGTTTGTTATTAGAATATTCTGCTGTAGTCTATGGGTATTTTTATGTGAAAACGACCTACACATTTGCATTCTGGGACACATGtagattattttattatgagTCCTGATGTAGACTGTAAAATCTCTTCTAAAAGTTTCTCTCTGTTCCTCAGGCACATGGGTAAATGAGATGCACCTCCAACAAGGGGTCTTAAAGGAAATCTTTGATGGCGACACGCTCACCATCGGCGGCCAATCAGGACGGGCAAGTCCAGAATTCTATTTCCTCTTCCAGAAAGTACGGGTTCATCCGCTAGACTTTGACGCCATCACTGTGCCCAAAGCGGGTTCCTTCTCATTGGACATAAAGAACCGGATCAGAACGTGCTCGGACCGCAAACCAGACCCCAGCGTGGACATCTCAAAGCTGTCCATAAACAGAGCCACGGTCATCCTCAACTCCATCGGCAGCCTGAGCAAGATGAACGGCAGCTGTTGGACCTTTAAGAAGAGCGAGGAAACTAGCCCCTTTAAAACGCCAGTGTTCAGCGCTTTGGCCCCACCAACAACACCGCCTCCTTTCCAGGCCGCTGGAGAGATTTCCTCCAAGTCTGTCCCGCCATCCTCAAAGAGCCGACGCAAGTCTGCCCACACGGTTCTGCTGGAGGACGACAGCTCGGACGATCACTCGAACCGCAGAGACCTGGAGGACGGACGCAGGGGACAAGCCAAGAAAAGACGCCGGCTTTACAAATCAGAGTCTGAGGTGTTTCAGCCCCCTCTACCCAAACTGGAGCAGAACTGCCGGTCACAGTATGATGTGAGCAATGTGCCACCAAACAGGCAGTTCAATCATATCGTGAACATATCGAGTCACACCAGAGGCAACGGCATCAGTTTGACTCCTCTCCGCCAGCAGAAGCCCTGCTTGTCTGGTCCTGGAAGGAGGCCGAGGGCAAACAGCTCTCCGATTTTTACGACCCTTGGGATGGGAAGTGAGAATTACAACCTGACCTCTCCGTCAGCGAGGATGCCCAAGACCGAGAGAGCGAGGGGTGTGATTTCTCGCTTTCAGGCCTCAACTGGGTGAGTAATACTTGATAGTTACACACGGGATTGTCAGAGTCatgaaaaaacgaaaaaaaaacccCCAGGATTTtatgattcaaaaaaaaaaaaaaaaaaattatatatatagtgaatTAATTAAAGTGTATGTTTCTAGTCGTGAGAATCCAATTTGTGATTTCTAAGTTTGGGAAATGTATGGAAAGTAATACAATCTGTATTCTAAATTCTTCTATTctgaatattataaaaaaaattatacaagtaATATATCTAATAGGGAGTGTACTTTTCTATAACCCTAATCctagaaaagttgggacattttgtaaaatgcaatataatctagaatctgtgatttgttaattctctttaacctttatttaattgtaaaaaatacaaagaaaagatttccaATGTTTCACTGACcaacttaaatgtattttgtaaataataaaaaaacatttaaaaaagattttggtGGCAGCATCACACTCCAAAAAAGTGAAAAGATTCTAGAATATCCATGTTAAACTGTTTTGAAACGGTTTCAGCAATAAGCAGGTGAATTGGTCAAAGGTCCCGTCCCATCCCATCCCAGTTTGTTGGGTGAGGCAGGAAACCAAATGTGTGTGAGCATAAGAAACCGTTGTGCTGCGGTGTTAAATATAGCCACATGGGCTCAGGAGTACCTCCAAAAACAGCTGCATCAAGAAATGCAACTTGAATCTCTATTTAGAGTTTATATAGGAGAAATCTATACATCAATTCTAGGCAGAGACATCAGCAAGCTCTTTAGGTCCGAACTCATCTCAGATGAGTCCATGTTTCAGCTTGTTTTGGGGGAAaacaaacatcaaattttcagtGGTAAAGACAAAAGAGGCCATCCAGATTTCATAAGAGACATGTGCAAGAGCAAATGGCATGAGTGACTGGAATGTGTGTGAAGGGATAACTGAGGTGGAGGCATATACTGGAATTGCACAGAGAGGTATACTTCCATTAAGATATGACGTCTTTCATGGGAAGTCCATGGTTATTAGATCAAGACAAAGCCAGGAGGTCTCATTCTGCATGTGTTAGAACAGACACACGTGGATGTGACTGACAGGCTGCAGATCTGTctcctatttaaaatgtatgacCAGTCATGAAACGAAGAATCAGATGATGAAGACTATGGACTGATGAGCAGCTGAAGTCTTGAATCAAGTGAGATTGGGGAAAAGTTTTGCCAGACGATTAAAATCTGTAATTGAAAGGAAAGTTGTTGTGACAGTTAAACATGCCTCTGTCCCGACTTTTTGGGTGTGGGAGTAGGTTACAGCTatcaaaattattcacatttacaaaatacatttaagtgGGCCAGTGAAATCATTGGAAATATGTTCTTTGTACTTTTATCAGTTAAATAAAGAGAATTAACAAATCAGATATTCTTGATTTTTGGAATTGTGGTCATAGTTTATTccattcatttttataaaatatctgGCAATTTGTGATTTCAAGgcatgaaaaatatatatggaaaatctcctttttttgtatataaaagaacatgcatttaaaatcgattaaataaaaataagtcatttaatatttagattattCATATtagaataaatgaatatataattgtgttttaacattttaagtgATTTATAgatctaatataaatatataaaaaatagtatatatattaatataaaatatcaaggaatTTGCTATTTCCAAGCCTGGacaatttatgtaaattaatacaaatatatatagattttttttaacaattaataaaaaaaaagaaataaatatacaaCTACATATATAACGAGTATATCAGGGAATTTGTGATTTCTAAGCCTgaactttttctttaaaattaaaatgttatattttataaaaataaatattttaatatttattaaataaaatttacaataaataagtaaatataataaGTTAAACATGTTATAGAAAAATAAATCCATTCAAATTTtaatcagtatttattttatgaattaattacattttgttaatgtaaaatcgtacaattttttttttttcttggcaggCGTCGACGTGGAAGGCCTAGAAAACACCCGCTGCCGCAGCCTTCCCTGCCTTCTCCCTCTTCATCATCTTCCTCTAGCTccacctcttcctcctcttcttcatcatcatcgtcTGAAGAAGATGATGAAGAGATGGCTGTGGCTCAGGGCGTTGAACCCTGTGCAGCGGCTCACTGTCGTCTCCCGCAGCAGGACACCGTGCAGTGGATCCAGTGTGACGACTGTGACGCCTGGTATCACCTCGACTGCTTACCACACAACCACAACCGAGCCTCGCTGCTGTTCGACCCTAACGCAGACTTCCACTGCGGCTGCCACAGCGCCACAAACCGCTGAGTTCAGCTCTCGGTCAGGACCAGCTTGGCTTCCTCTCTTGTTTAAGGTTCTTTAATAAACCAAATGCTCTGAAACAATGTTATAATTACAGTCAGATTCACGGGACTGTCAGTCATGTAGCTTCTTGGCACTCACCGTGCAAATCTGTGCGATGATGACGAGTTTGTGTTTTCTGCAGTGGTGCTAATTGCTCTGAATAGTGATTTAACCTGATTTGGATGAAATGAGGGTGTTGGATTTGCACAGCAGCTTCAAGAGCATTCAGACACTCTGCATCCCATTACAACTCAACTCTCCATGCTTTCTAACAGGTTATGATAAATGTGTTCAATATACACAAGAATGAaatcttcaaaaaaaattaaaaataagtatGAATATGCTTTGAATGGGAGTCTATATTTTTAGAAGAATGGATGAATCCAAATATTGAGGAGGGTTTCGCTAAGCTTTACTACATACTGGTGTTTAAACATGCTTTATCAACATATTAGCTGGTATATAATATGTTATCATTAAATActgtaggagatgttttaaatggGCGGTAAGGATATATGATGTGCTATCGTGTTAAAGGGTCTCATAAGCATTACTTTAAATGTCATTTCAGAACATTTGATAACAGCTAAACCTAACATCACACCTGAAGCTTTGACTGATTCTGAACATGCAAGATGTAGATAAGGTTGTTTCTTCattgggaacagatttggagatatgtagcattccatcactttctcaccaatggttcttctgcagtgaatgggtgccgtcagaatgagagtctaaacagctgataaaaacatcacaataatccacactactccagtccatcagttaacatatcTGAActgaaaagttgcatgtttgtaagaaacaaagacatcaagacattttacatttaaattgccACTTTGTGCCAAAATACTTTGGCTTTTAAATGGTCCTTAATCTGTGCAttcttctctcctgattcagacgagacaacTCAATaacaaagcaatattatggactaGTATTTTAGATGgaagcaacggtttgaagttaaaacatcttgatggatttgcttCTTACAAACCACCGCAGCTTCTCACTTcttaagacattaactgatggagtggagtggattattgtgatgttttatcagctgtttggactctcatcctgacggcacccattcactgcagaggatccattgctgagcaagtgatggaatgctacatttttccaaatctgttcccatgaaaaaacaaactcatctacatcttggatgacctgaggattagtacattttcagtaactttttgtttttgaatgatttATTCCTTGAAGCTTTATATTTGATTGCACACACGATTGTCAGTTGTGTCTCGTAATGTAGTCTGTTATTAACACAAGCTTAGTTAATAACCCCGTGTAGATGTATCAATCTTTAAGAATAGAATTTCTGTGGTATGAATGTTTAAAGATACTTTCACTGTCATCACTTTAACTCAACATTCTAGAAATGACAAATGACTCCATGTCACAATGTTTGTCTTGTTGGGAATCAAGGGCTGAATAAAGAATATAAGATAATAATACGATGATATGTCAAGCATTATTCAGTTTTGCAACCTTGCGTGATCTATGatttgaacaaaagcaaaaatatgtaCTAGTTTTTCAGCtgcatttagtacatttaaatattgtttattaacatttattattttaaatagttattttaaatttaaaaattccatgtatatatatttctcattgcTGGTCCTGCAGTCTTGCTCCTGCCCACCTGGCGGAAATTTTCAAGTGAACCTAAAGACCTTGATTAGTTGATTCAGGAGCATTTCATTAGAGTTGGACATTTTGCAGGAAAGTTGTTTCTGGTAATGCATTAAAAAGGTAAAGgcttatatttttgttatatgaaGTATAAACTAACATGCAATTAAGTAGCATGAATATTAGCTAGTTTAAATACTAATTACCCCCGTAAAATTGATAGAGGTCTTGATTTTCATGaattaaaatcatatttcaaaatatattgagtttatatttatttgaccagcatttaaattttttactaaTTGGAATGACCAATTTAATGCTGTCCCATAGTGCAACCCTTTTATTGCTACACTtatacatacattcatacacacacacacacacacatatatatatatatatacatatatgtgagtgtgtatgtatattcgaaaaacattttatttgttgttataaaaatagcaaaagcacaaatattttaaacttttgttAACAGGTTTGcaaaaattacaaatacaataTTTGTACTTGTACAATGAAATACTTTTTAAGTGAACAGCAAAAATGCTAAAAGATGAATAAAACCTTACATGCATATAAATCAAATCTcaatattgaaaattaaaaaagcatGTTTGCTTGCATTTGTGCACAGCGGAACAGGAACAAGTTATTGCAGTTGTTCTGCTGTTATAAATCTGTGGAGCTGGATGGATTGTCAGGTGGAATCCAGTGCGATTGCTACGACCTTTATGAAGTCTGTGACCTAAATGTTTGAATCACCTAttgtcacatcacatcacatcctgTCACATTTATTCATTCCCTGAACATGGCTGTGGGTCTGGGAGGCATTTGTAACAGCGTGTGGTTTTGAGGTCAGTGGAGACTCATACCTGAGTCTGTCTCTGATGGATGGCTTGTGTTCACTCTTCTCTGCTCAGTAACGTCAAACACGTCTAGTGCTGTGAAATCTCAATAACGCTGCCTATTTTGCGCATCTGTAGGTGTGCATCTGTGGAACTGAGGGCGTGTGAGTTTGTGTcatcaatatattaaatacatattaaatgttaaactccatatattttatatatacactatataataTTCTTTGTTATTCTACATTGCATATTAATTGTATGTAtgtttcagtttgatttggtgtcATCAATATATTctctatattaaatatatattacaatcaatatgatggatggatgggtagattaaaaaataaaatcccttAGACAATTAAATACTTTATTAAACACTACATTTTATGTGTCAACATTGTGAcagatatttccttttttttttttttaaattattattatttatttattattagtataatgtattattagtatttttttttcaggtgaatCGGTCTTTATCAAAagtatgctttatatatatatatatatatatatatatatatatatatatatatatatatatatatatatatatatatatatagtttaaattaCATATTGATTGTATGTGTTCAtgactgaaataatatttatgtttatatatatatatatatatttatatatatatatatatatatatatacagtgtgtatatatatatatatatatatatatatatatatatatatatatatatatatatatatatatatatatatatatatatatatatatatatacatatatatgacaCAAAATATCAAATGTATATTATGTTCTAAAttgttaattgtgtgtgtgtgtgtgtgttaccttttCTGGAACATCAACCTGAGGATAATTAACCAATCATTTTGTCTTAGAAGGGAATAATGATAATTTTTaacaacatttaatatttaatgctaATTAATAAAGTCAGTAATAATGATATTTATCAACTGATAATGAACTAGTTTAAAAATAACCTGCATAATACATTTGCACTGCAGAATAATCTATTATTGATGTTATTTATGTCTCCGGCAATGAGCACTGGAAAAACTATGTTTATCCTAAGTCCATCCTGCTCTAGTGACCGCATCAGTTCACCTGTCCGGTGTCCCGGCCGCTGGGCCTGCCATGTCACCCTGACATCTGTGTACGGTATGAAGGAGAGATAAAACAGAGGTGTGAAATCTTTTCAGGGTTCTTCCTAATGAGGACAATGGATTGCTGTCTGTCCGTGTTGCCATGGCGATGCTGTTCTCAGTCAATGGGAGTGTGTGGCAGTCAGAGGAAGCAGCATCAGGACCAGCGGTAGGACAGACAGAGACTGATGCTgggaaactaatcaaaccgagCACTGATAACTGCTGCGATACTCAACGCAGGGATGAAGCCAAATATATTGGTTTACAGAGGATGATTAatccacgtgtgtgtgtgtgtgtgtgtgtgtgtgtgtgtgtgtcttcctcTGGCCAGCAGACGGCAGTCTTGTCTCGTTAGACTGAGCCTCGAGACTGTTGCTCAGTACTTCCGCATAATCTCCCTGGAGCAGGCTATTAAAGTTCGGTGGGTAACTCACATGAATCAGACCTCAAACTGAGGATTGAGGCTTTCtgctactttttttattattctgaccagctaaaaccaataatctatccatccatttatctatctatctatctatctatctatctatctatctatctatctatctatctatctatctatctatctatctatctatct
Protein-coding regions in this window:
- the LOC132103942 gene encoding transcription factor 19-like, with the protein product MSLGVQPCFQLLRIGLSDTNNSNAQGKESSDSVRDLYTFRPTLAQCVFRLGRAPELCDVTLESTIVSRIHAELHVEREADASGEESWKVQVKDRSSYGTWVNEMHLQQGVLKEIFDGDTLTIGGQSGRASPEFYFLFQKVRVHPLDFDAITVPKAGSFSLDIKNRIRTCSDRKPDPSVDISKLSINRATVILNSIGSLSKMNGSCWTFKKSEETSPFKTPVFSALAPPTTPPPFQAAGEISSKSVPPSSKSRRKSAHTVLLEDDSSDDHSNRRDLEDGRRGQAKKRRRLYKSESEVFQPPLPKLEQNCRSQYDVSNVPPNRQFNHIVNISSHTRGNGISLTPLRQQKPCLSGPGRRPRANSSPIFTTLGMGSENYNLTSPSARMPKTERARGVISRFQASTGRRRGRPRKHPLPQPSLPSPSSSSSSSSTSSSSSSSSSSEEDDEEMAVAQGVEPCAAAHCRLPQQDTVQWIQCDDCDAWYHLDCLPHNHNRASLLFDPNADFHCGCHSATNR